Part of the Polyangia bacterium genome is shown below.
GGATGCGCACCTGTTCGACCTCACCGCGAAAGCGGCAGGCGGCGGAAGCCAGGGCGTCGTCGGCCTCGAACTCGCGCATCGACCACACGGTGACGCCCAGGGCGGCCACCGCCTCCTCGACGGCGTCGAACTGGGCGTGCAGCTCGGGCGGCACACCCTCGTCGCTTTTGTAGGCAGCAAACAGATCGTTGCGGAAGGAACGGATGGGGTTGTCGAACGCCACTGCGACATGGCTGACCGACTCTTCCTCTTCGTGCAGCAGCGACAGCAGGGACGACACCACGCCCACCGTCGCCTTGGCGTCCCAACCGCCCGGCGCGCGGTGATCCGGCCGCTGCGAATAGTGGGCGCGGTAAAGTTCGTACGTTCCGTCGACCAGGTGCAGGCGCACGGGTCGACTATAGCGGGATTGCCCGCCGCGACTACTTCAACGTTTCCAGCAGCGTCTTCAGATCCTCGGCGTGCTCTTCTTCCACGGCCAGGATCCCTTCCAGCATGCGGCGGGTGGTAGGATCGTCCTCGCCGACGTAACGGATCATCTCGGCGTACGAATCGATGGCCACGCGCTCGGCGACCAGATCTTCGCGCAGCATTTCCACCAGGTTTTCGCCTTCCACGTACTCCGAGTGGCTGCGCGCCAGCATTCCCTCGGGGCTGAGGTTGGGCGCGCCGCCGAGCTGGGTGATGCGCTCGGCGATCTGATCGGCGTGCTGCTGTTCTTCGCCGGCGTGGGCCAGGAATTCTTGCGCCACCGCCTGAGCGTGAATCCCACTGGCCATGAAATAGTGGCGTTTGTAGCGCAGGACGCAGACGATCTCCGTCGCCAGGGCCTCGTTCAAAAGCTTCACCACGATGTCGCGATCGGCGCGATAGCCCTCGGTCACGGCGCCGTTTTCGATGTGCTGGCGCGCGCGGCGCCGCAGTTCTTTCACGTCGGTCAGGAAAGTGCCGGTCTTATCTTTCGTCGGTGTGGTCATCTATTCCCCGCCTGTAAGTCGTCCGTGAGCCATGGTGCCACAGGAACATGGATCCG
Proteins encoded:
- a CDS encoding ferritin-like domain-containing protein, producing the protein MTTPTKDKTGTFLTDVKELRRRARQHIENGAVTEGYRADRDIVVKLLNEALATEIVCVLRYKRHYFMASGIHAQAVAQEFLAHAGEEQQHADQIAERITQLGGAPNLSPEGMLARSHSEYVEGENLVEMLREDLVAERVAIDSYAEMIRYVGEDDPTTRRMLEGILAVEEEHAEDLKTLLETLK